The genomic segment GCCGAGGCGCGGGACGAGGTGGGAGCCGATGAGCGCGGCGCGCAGGGCGTCCTCGTCGGGCGCCATCGCGAAGTACTTCTGCACCATCGGGGTGTCGACCGCCGCCGGGCAGTAGCAGTTGCAGCGGATCGTCGGGGCGAGGTCGATGGCCGTGGCCTTCGTGAGCTGGATCACCGCGCCCTTCGTGGCGTTGTAGGCCGGGCAGCCCGGGTAGCCGGTCAGGCCGCCCGTCGAGGACGCGTTGACGATCGCCGGGCCGCGGGTGGAGCGGCGCAGGAACGGGGCGGCGTGCTTCGTGGCCAGCCACACCGCGCGCAGGTTGATCTCGTAGACCGCGTCCCAGACCTCGTTGGGCAGCGTGTCCACGGCGCTCTCCGTGCCGAAGTCGGCCTCCTGGACGCCGGCGTTGTTGTGCAGGACGTCGATGCCCCCGAAGTGGTCGGCGGCCGCCGCCATGAGCGCGACGATGTCGTCCTCGGAGCGCACGTCGCAGCGCACGTACACCCCGCTGCCGCCCTCGCCCGCGACGAGGTCGACGGTCCCCTGGCCCTCGGCGTCCTTGACGTCGGAGACCACGACCTTCGCGCCGCGGCGCGCCATCTCCAGCGCGGTCTCGCGCCCGATCCCCTGGGCCGCCCCGGTGACCACGCACACCTTGTCCTGCAGCACGGCGCTCCTCCTCCTGCTCGACGGTCGAAGGGCGCGAGTATCGACCAAACGATCGGCAGGGGCAAGCCCCGGGGGTCCTGGGTCAGAAGGCCTCCCCGGGCTCGTCGCGCGTCTCGCCCAGCCGGATGTCGTGGCCGGGCTCCTCCCCCGCCTCGTAGTTCTCGACCTCGAGCATCGAGCCGCACGACGGGCAGGCGAACTCCCACGTCGTGAGCTGGAGGACCGACGCCTCGCGGACCTTGGCGCCCAGGTGGGCGGCGCGCTCGTGCAGCGGCCAGCTGCGCGTCGCCGCGTGGGCCTTCCAGTTCTCGGTGACCGGCCCGATAGGCTGGTCGCAGTGGCTGCAGCAGAAGCTGCGCACGCCCTCGGCGTCGGCGACCTTCAGCGGGGCGCGGTACTCGAGCATCTCGGCCGGCTCGTGGCTGGGCTCGCGGCCGAGGCGTTCGGCGCGCAGCTCACGCCGGCGGGCCGCGGTGGCCGCGTCGTCCGGCGTGCCGTCGGCCGTGAGGACCACGCCGTAGACGTCGGGCACGACGTCGGCGGTGATCATCCCGTTCTCGAGGTCCTCGGCCACCCGCCACGGCTCGCGGAACAGCGGGTCGCCCAGGCCCGAGCCGCCGGCCCCGAACGTCCGGGTGATGTCGTCGGCGGCGATCTGCAGGTTCGTCGCGTGCGACGGGGGCAGCGTGCTGCCCTCCGTCAGGTCCTCGGCGATGAACCGCGCGCCGAGGTCGGTCGGCGAGCCGGCCTCCACCCCGCCCTTGAAGATGAGGTTGCCGGTCCCGCCGCCCGGGTACCCGCCGCCCGGCGCCCGCGAGGGCACGCGCGTGACGTTGGAGAACACCGTCATCTGGGCGCCGGAGGACATGCCCGCCAGCTTCCAGGCCGTGTCGATGCCCATCCCCCCGCGGCGGAACCCGTGGCCGCCCGAGTTGGGGCACAGGCGCCGGAAGTAGTGCAGCGCGGGCGCGGTCTCCTCGAGCTCGATGTCGAGCATGCGCGAGCCGGTCATGTCCTCGTAGCAGCCGCAGTCGCGGCCGTCGACGTTGGACTGCGCGCCCAGGCCGGTGCCCAGCGAGTCGAAGGACACCCACATCGTCGGGCCGCCGGCGTCGGTGATCCCGAAGACGACGTTGTGCGGCGCGACGTTGGCGCCGCAGCCCGCCGAGCGGGCGCGGATCGCCGGGTTCTCGCTCAGGCCGACGGCCTTCTGCAGCGCGGAGTGGAACGCGCGCAGCACCTTGGTGCCCGACTCCATGTGGCCGGCCGAGGTCGCCGCGTTGATGCTCGGGTTGAGCATCGTGCCCGGCGCCGACTTGATGATCTTCAGCGGCCGCGTCACGCCCGCGTTGATCGGCAGGTCGGGCATGAGCGTGCGGATCACGTCGCCGACCACCCAGCCCAGCAGGGCGGCCCGGGTGGCGTTGATGAAGCAGTTGGCCTCCGGCGGCGAGTCGGAGAGGTCGATGAGCAGCTCGTCGCCGCGCACGGTGACCGACACCGACAGGCGCGACAGCGTCTCCACGCCGTGGCCGTCGTACTCGACCCAGTCGTGGGCGGTGAACGTGCCGTCGGGCAGCTCGGCGATGCGCTGGCGCGCGTGCTGCTCGCTGAGCTCGATGTTGTACTCCGCGTACTCCTTGACGGTCTGCGCGCCGTAGCGCTCGAAGACCTCCTGCAGGCGCGAGTAGGTGGTGTTGTTGGCCGCCACGCACGAGCGCAGGTCGTTCAGCGACTCGGCCATCCGGACGTTGGCCAGGTAGAGCTTGACGAACTGCTCGTCCCAGACGCCCTCGGAGACGACCTTGGTCAGCGGGAAGATGAAGCCCTCGCCGTAGCGGTCCCATGAGCCCGGGATCCAGCCGCCGGGCGTCAGGCCGCCGATGTCGAGGACGTGCACCGACGAATAGGCCCACGCCATGAGCTCGTCGCCGGCGAAGACCGGGGTGATCACGCTGGGGTCGGCGGCGTGCAGCGGCTGCGCGGTGTACGGGTCGTTGGCGGCGAAGTGGTCGCCGGGGCGCACCGTCGAGAGGTCGACGTTGGCCAGGATGTCGCGCAGGGCGTTGACGGCCGAGACGAAGTGCGGCGGCAGGTAGCTCGTGAAGGCGATGACCTCGCCCTTGGCCGACACCAGCGACGTGGAGAAGTCATTGGCCTCGGTCACGATCGGCGAGCCCGACGTGCGGTTCAGCGTGATGGCGGCCTCCTCGCAGGCGGCCTCCATGCGGCGGTGGATGACCTTGGCGAGGATCGGGTCGTACGTGGTGGTGGTGCTCACGGTTCTTGGCTCCTTGAGGCGGCGCGGGGGCGGCGGGCGTCAGCCCGGCAGGCCGGCGGGATCGGCGACGGCGGCGGGCGGTGCTGCCGCGGGTGCGGCGACGTCGATGGTGAACACGTAGTTGCGCAGCCCGTCGACCTCCAGCCGGGCCCCGGGCGGGACCAGCAGCGTGGTGTCGACGTCGTCGACGAGCGCGGGGCCGTCGACGACCGCCCCGGGGGCGAGGGCCGGCCCGTCGTGGACGGCGGCCTGGATCGTCGTGTCGCCCAGGCGCACCTCGCGGTGGGCGGAGGGCTCGGGGACGCTGGTGGCCAGGTCGTCGCCGGCCGACGGCGTCGGCGGCTTGGGCGTGATGCCCGAGGCCACGACGCGGGCGGTGTGCAGCTCGATCGGGAAGCCGTCCCACGCGCTGCCGGGGCCGTAGACCCGCTCGTACTCCTGCACGAACCGGGTCGAGAGGTCCTCGCGGTCCTCGTCGCGGACCTCCTCCCCGGGCCATGTCATCGAGATCTCGAAGGCCTGCCCGGCGAACTTCACGTCGGCCTCCCGGCGCACGACGATGTCGTCGTCGGAGAAGCCCTCGTGGCGCAGGGCGGCGACCGCCCGCTCCTCCAGCCCGTCGTAGAGCTCGTTGATCGTGGCGGTCTCGCCCGCCGAGAAGATCCACTGCGCGGTCGTCGACTCGGCGTGGATCGCGTCGGCGAACAGCAGCCCGTAGGCCGAGAACGTCGCCGCCGCGCCCGGCATGACCAGGCGGCGGATCCCGAGGTCGCGGCAGACCTCGCCCAGGAACAGGCCCGAGCCGCCGCCGTAGCCCACGACGGTGAAGTCGCGCGGGTCGTAGCCGCGGCCGAGGGAGACCTTCTCGATCGCGGTGCCCATCTGGGTCACGGCGATGTGGTGGAAGCCCGCGGCGACCTCCATGAGGTCCTGGCCCAGCTGGTCGGCCAGCGGCTGCAGCGCCGCCTTGGCCGCGTCGACGTCGAGGGTCACCGTGCCGCCCCAGAACTTCAGCGGGTCGATGAGGCCGAGCACGAGGTTGGCGTCGGTGATGGTGGGCGCGGTGCCGCCGTTGCCGTAGCAGGCCGGCCCGGGGTAGCCGCCCGCGCTGTGCGGGCCCATCTGCGGCAGGCCGCGGTCGTCGATCCAGCAGATGGAGCCGCCGCCCGCGCCGATGGCGTGGATGTCGATGATCGACAGGCCGGTGAGCAGCCGGTTGATCGTCGTGCGGTGCGCATAGGCCGGCCGGCCCTCGCGGATCAGCGCGGTGTCGAAGCTCGTGCCGCCAAGGTCGGCGGTGATGATGTTGCCCTCGCCCAGGACCTTGGCGAAGTGGGTGGCGGCGACGACGCCGCCGACCGGGCCGGAGTGGCTGAGGTGGATCGGCTCGGCCATCGCCTCCGTCGGGCTGATGTGGCCGCCCATGGACTGCATGAACGAGATGCGCCCCTCGCGCAGGCCCAGCTCCTGGGTGCGCGCGGTGAGCTTGCCGATGTAGGTCTCGGCGCCCTCGGAGACGAACGCGTTGAGCAGCGCCGTGTTCATCCGCTCGTACTCGCGGATGCGCGGGTAGATGTCGCAGGAGAGCGTGACGAACAGGTCGGGGTACAGCTCGGCGATGATCTCGCCGGCGCGGCGCTCGTGGACGGGGTGGCGGAAGGACCACAGGAAGCAGACGGCGATCGCGTCGACCCCCTGCTCGACGAGGCGCGCGACCTCGCGGCGGACGTCGTCCTCGTTGAGCTCGACGAGCACCTCGCCGCTGCGGCTGACGCGCTCGTCGATCTCGGCGACGTGGCGCTGGCGCACGATGTCGGGCGGCCGCGTCTCCTTCTGGAGGTCGAGCTGGATCTCGCGGATGCCGCGGTGGATGTAGATCGACTGCTTGAAGCCCCGGGTGGTGAGCAGGCCGACGTTGCGGCCCTTGCCCTGGGCGATGCTGTTCGTGACGACGGTCGTGCCGTTGACGAACGCGTCGCACTCGGCCATGAGCGCCTCGAGCGACGTGCCCAGCTCGCCGGCCGCGTTGGAGACCGCGGCGGTGACGCCCTCCGTGTAGTCCTTCGGCGTCGTCAGGGCCTTGGCCCGGACGATGCCGCCCGCCTCGTCTGCGACGACGACGTCGGTGAAGGTTCCGCCGATGTCCACTCCGACTCGATACATGTGCCCTTCCCGGGGTCCTGGTGGTCTCTGGGCGCGGCTCGACAGCCACCTGGCCGGCCCGCTGCCCATCGTGCTCCGCGGGCGCGCCGCTGACCACCGCACGTTCGGAGGTGCCCAGCCCGTCCGTTCGGAGGGTCTCGGGCCGCGCGGGCGCCGGCGGCCTCCATGGCGGCGCGCCCCGGACGGCGCGCGCGGCGCGTCCTACGCCCCGGCGAGGAAGTCCAGCAGACCCTGGCGGCGCGCCTCGTAGACGGCCTCCGAGCGGGAGTGCGCGTCGAGCTTGGCGAACAGGTTGCGGGCGTAGCCCTTGGCCGTGGACTCCGTGATGTGCATGTCGGCCGCGATCTGCTTGAAGCGCAGCCCGCGCTCGAGCAGGACGAGCACGTTGCGCTCCTGGGGCGTGAGGTGGGGCAGCGTGCCGTCGGCGTCGGGCTCGAGGTCGGGGGCGGCCCCCTCGTCGCCGGCCACCAGGGAGCGCACCGCGCTGGCGATCGCCGCGCTCCCGGCGCTGCCGGCGACGTAGCCCGTCGCCCGGCTCCGGGCGGCCAGCGTGCGGCTCATGGGCGTGTCGCGGGTCGCGATGACCAGCGCGGGCACCGGGCGCCGCGGGTCGCCCGCATCGAGGTCGGCCAGGAGCGAGGCGATCGGCCGGCCGTCGAACGTCGCGTCGCAGATGATCGCCTCGTAGCGCGCCGGCGGCAGGCTGAGCGCGTCGTCGCGCGTCGCGCACAGCTCGGCGCGCGCGCCGATCGACCGCTCGACGATCCTCGCCACGCCCTCGGCGAACAACTCGTCGTCGGCGCACACCAGGATCCGCGGCGCAGTCGTGCGCGCCCCGCGGAACGCCTCGGTGACGACGACCGACACGTCGTGCATCGCGTCGAGCACCGCGTCGCAATCCAGGTGCGGGTCGCGCGAGCTCGCGCACAGCGCCCCGACGGGCCGGCTGCCGACGAACAGCGGGATCGAGCAGCCCGACCGGTAGCCCATGTCGACCACGAGGTGGTCCAGCGAGCGGTCGAAGGACTCCGCGTCGCCGAACGAGGCGTGGCGGAAGACGTCGCCGCCGGCGGGCACGGCGACCTGCGTCGAGGTCTCCAGCGGCAGCTCGGTGCCCGGAGCCAGGATCTGCCCGCCGCCGCCGGCCACCACGCGGAACGAGCCGCGGCCCGGGTCGACCGCGTGCAGCGAGAAGCGATCGACCTGCAGCTCCTCGCACAGCAGCCGCAGCGCCGCCTCGATGCGCGACTCGTTGATCTGCTCTCCCAGGCACGACGCGACCGCGTCGCTCAGCTGCATGGTGCGATGACCCTCCTCTGAGGCGGACCTCGACGACCTCTCCATTGTCTCGGCTGGCGGCCAATCGCGCGCCGGACTGTCACAACCGCCAGCACCCGGGGGCGCGGAGCGTCCGTGCCATAGTGCCCGGCGTGCTCTTCGCGGAGGACCTCCACGTCGGCAGGACCTTCGCGCTGGGATGCCGCGAGGTCACCGCCGCCGACATCATGGCCTTCGCCGGCGACTGGGACCCGCTGCCGATGCACGTCGACGAGGCCGCGGCCGACCGCGGCGCGTTCGGGGGCCTCATCGCCAGCGGCCTGCACACGCTGGCCATCGCGGTGCGGCTGACCGTCGACGCCCTCGTGTCCCACACGGCGGTCTACGCGGGGCGCGAGATCCGCTCGGTGCGCATGCACCGCCCGGTGCGCCCGGGCATGACGCTGACGGGCACGGTGACGATCGTCGAGCAGCGCCTGCGCGACGACGGGCGCGGCGTCGTGGTCTGGGAGATCGCGCTCGTCGACGACGCGGGCGGGCCCGTGCTCACCATGGCCACCGACTCGCTCGTCGACCGCCGGCCCTGACGGCGGCGGGGCTAGTCCTCGCCCGGCGCCTCGGTGTCGTCGATCGGCGGATCGTGGGCGTCGGGATCGTCGAGGTCGACCTCGCGGTCGTCCAGGTCGGCCGGCTCGTGGTCGGTCCCCCGGGCGGGCACACCCGAGAGGGCGTCCTCGGGCTCGGGCAGGTCGACGTCGGCGGCTTCGGGGTGGTGCTCGGGCATGTCGTCCTCCATGGTCGGTGCTCCGACACCGATCCTCTCACGATCGCCTGGGGCGGGCGGACCGCCCCCGCCCGCCACCCACCTCGGCTTGCACGCCGCGGGCGCGGCGGCTACCGTCCCGCCCGTCGCCGGGCTCCCCGGCGTCGAGTGGTGAGGCCCGCTCCAGAACCGCGGCTGCGACCGCCGATGGCTTCTACGCCCCGTCGACCGACGCCACGTAGGAGACCCCGGATGGAGCCCGACCCGACCACGACCGACCCCGACCGCGAGCGTGACGGCGCGGGACGCCGGGGCTGATGGCGCGCCTCGACGCACGCGAGCTGGCGGCGGTGTTCGCCGGGGGCGCGGTGGGGGCCGTGGCCCGCGGCGAGCTCGCCGAGGCCCTGGGCCACGGCGGCGGCTGGCCGTGGGCCACGTTCCTGGTCAACGTCGCCGGCGCGTTCGTCCTCGGCTACGCGACGACGCGCCTGCAGGAGCGCCTTCCCCTGTCGAGCTACCGGCGCCCGCTCGTGGGCACCGGCTTCTGCGGCGGGCTGACGACGTTCTCGACGATGCAGCTCGAGCTGCTGCGGATGCTCGACGACGGCCGGCTCGGGCTCGCCGCGGGCTACGCGGCCGCCGGCCTCGTGGCGGGGTTCGCCGCCGTCCTGGTGGCCACGAACCTCGTGCGCCGGGTGGGGTGGGCACGGTGAGCGCGGCGGTGGTGGCCGGGATCGCGCTGCTCGGCGGCCTCGGCGCGGTCGCGCGCCTCCTGCTCGACGGCGCGGTGTCGCGGCGCCTCGCCGGGTCCTTCCCCCTCGGCACCCTCGCGGTCAACCTCACGGGCGCGGTCGCGCTCGGCGTGCTCGCCGGGGCGGGCGTCTCCGGCGACCGCTCCATGCTGTGGGGCGTCGGGCTCATCGGCGCCTTCACGACGTTCAGCACGTGGATGCTCGAGAGCCACCGCCTCGCCGAGGAGGGCCGGGGCCGCGTCGCGGCGGCCAACGTGGCCGTCAGCCTCGTGGCGGGCGTCCTGGCCGTCCTGGCCGGCCGGTACCTGGGGGCCGCGCTGTGAGCGACGACGCCCTCAAGCT from the Baekduia soli genome contains:
- a CDS encoding MaoC/PaaZ C-terminal domain-containing protein, producing the protein MLFAEDLHVGRTFALGCREVTAADIMAFAGDWDPLPMHVDEAAADRGAFGGLIASGLHTLAIAVRLTVDALVSHTAVYAGREIRSVRMHRPVRPGMTLTGTVTIVEQRLRDDGRGVVVWEIALVDDAGGPVLTMATDSLVDRRP
- a CDS encoding hydantoinase B/oxoprolinase family protein, with translation MSTTTTYDPILAKVIHRRMEAACEEAAITLNRTSGSPIVTEANDFSTSLVSAKGEVIAFTSYLPPHFVSAVNALRDILANVDLSTVRPGDHFAANDPYTAQPLHAADPSVITPVFAGDELMAWAYSSVHVLDIGGLTPGGWIPGSWDRYGEGFIFPLTKVVSEGVWDEQFVKLYLANVRMAESLNDLRSCVAANNTTYSRLQEVFERYGAQTVKEYAEYNIELSEQHARQRIAELPDGTFTAHDWVEYDGHGVETLSRLSVSVTVRGDELLIDLSDSPPEANCFINATRAALLGWVVGDVIRTLMPDLPINAGVTRPLKIIKSAPGTMLNPSINAATSAGHMESGTKVLRAFHSALQKAVGLSENPAIRARSAGCGANVAPHNVVFGITDAGGPTMWVSFDSLGTGLGAQSNVDGRDCGCYEDMTGSRMLDIELEETAPALHYFRRLCPNSGGHGFRRGGMGIDTAWKLAGMSSGAQMTVFSNVTRVPSRAPGGGYPGGGTGNLIFKGGVEAGSPTDLGARFIAEDLTEGSTLPPSHATNLQIAADDITRTFGAGGSGLGDPLFREPWRVAEDLENGMITADVVPDVYGVVLTADGTPDDAATAARRRELRAERLGREPSHEPAEMLEYRAPLKVADAEGVRSFCCSHCDQPIGPVTENWKAHAATRSWPLHERAAHLGAKVREASVLQLTTWEFACPSCGSMLEVENYEAGEEPGHDIRLGETRDEPGEAF
- a CDS encoding SDR family NAD(P)-dependent oxidoreductase yields the protein MLQDKVCVVTGAAQGIGRETALEMARRGAKVVVSDVKDAEGQGTVDLVAGEGGSGVYVRCDVRSEDDIVALMAAAADHFGGIDVLHNNAGVQEADFGTESAVDTLPNEVWDAVYEINLRAVWLATKHAAPFLRRSTRGPAIVNASSTGGLTGYPGCPAYNATKGAVIQLTKATAIDLAPTIRCNCYCPAAVDTPMVQKYFAMAPDEDALRAALIGSHLVPRLGEPSDIASLVCFLASDEASFINGAAITIDGGSLAWRGSNG
- a CDS encoding hydantoinase/oxoprolinase family protein, translated to MYRVGVDIGGTFTDVVVADEAGGIVRAKALTTPKDYTEGVTAAVSNAAGELGTSLEALMAECDAFVNGTTVVTNSIAQGKGRNVGLLTTRGFKQSIYIHRGIREIQLDLQKETRPPDIVRQRHVAEIDERVSRSGEVLVELNEDDVRREVARLVEQGVDAIAVCFLWSFRHPVHERRAGEIIAELYPDLFVTLSCDIYPRIREYERMNTALLNAFVSEGAETYIGKLTARTQELGLREGRISFMQSMGGHISPTEAMAEPIHLSHSGPVGGVVAATHFAKVLGEGNIITADLGGTSFDTALIREGRPAYAHRTTINRLLTGLSIIDIHAIGAGGGSICWIDDRGLPQMGPHSAGGYPGPACYGNGGTAPTITDANLVLGLIDPLKFWGGTVTLDVDAAKAALQPLADQLGQDLMEVAAGFHHIAVTQMGTAIEKVSLGRGYDPRDFTVVGYGGGSGLFLGEVCRDLGIRRLVMPGAAATFSAYGLLFADAIHAESTTAQWIFSAGETATINELYDGLEERAVAALRHEGFSDDDIVVRREADVKFAGQAFEISMTWPGEEVRDEDREDLSTRFVQEYERVYGPGSAWDGFPIELHTARVVASGITPKPPTPSAGDDLATSVPEPSAHREVRLGDTTIQAAVHDGPALAPGAVVDGPALVDDVDTTLLVPPGARLEVDGLRNYVFTIDVAAPAAAPPAAVADPAGLPG
- a CDS encoding LuxR C-terminal-related transcriptional regulator — encoded protein: MQLSDAVASCLGEQINESRIEAALRLLCEELQVDRFSLHAVDPGRGSFRVVAGGGGQILAPGTELPLETSTQVAVPAGGDVFRHASFGDAESFDRSLDHLVVDMGYRSGCSIPLFVGSRPVGALCASSRDPHLDCDAVLDAMHDVSVVVTEAFRGARTTAPRILVCADDELFAEGVARIVERSIGARAELCATRDDALSLPPARYEAIICDATFDGRPIASLLADLDAGDPRRPVPALVIATRDTPMSRTLAARSRATGYVAGSAGSAAIASAVRSLVAGDEGAAPDLEPDADGTLPHLTPQERNVLVLLERGLRFKQIAADMHITESTAKGYARNLFAKLDAHSRSEAVYEARRQGLLDFLAGA
- the crcB gene encoding fluoride efflux transporter CrcB gives rise to the protein MSAAVVAGIALLGGLGAVARLLLDGAVSRRLAGSFPLGTLAVNLTGAVALGVLAGAGVSGDRSMLWGVGLIGAFTTFSTWMLESHRLAEEGRGRVAAANVAVSLVAGVLAVLAGRYLGAAL
- the crcB gene encoding fluoride efflux transporter CrcB, with amino-acid sequence MARLDARELAAVFAGGAVGAVARGELAEALGHGGGWPWATFLVNVAGAFVLGYATTRLQERLPLSSYRRPLVGTGFCGGLTTFSTMQLELLRMLDDGRLGLAAGYAAAGLVAGFAAVLVATNLVRRVGWAR